The Suricata suricatta isolate VVHF042 chromosome 13, meerkat_22Aug2017_6uvM2_HiC, whole genome shotgun sequence nucleotide sequence GCTAGTTCTGGAGGGAGGAGAACTCCCTTTCAAAGTCAGGCAAGGGCAGGTGCAAGGTTAGGGTCCTGGAGTAGGGAGGCTGGACAGGGGCCATGTGCAGGGGCAGCGCTGCCCAAGGCTGCAAGGTCTGTGTGGCTCCTGCTGGGCCATCCCCGCCCCTCACCCTGCCGCCGTGATCTCTGCTCCTGACCGTGGTGAGGCGCTTGCTCTGGAGCCTGCCAGCGGTGTACCCCACCTCTCCCGGGCCGAGCACATCTGCACGGCTGGCCCTGTGTGCTTGGTGCCCTGTCCCTACTCCTCTGGCTGCCTTGTTGGCACGTAGCCACTGCCACGAGAAGCCCCACTGCCTTCAACGGGGTCTTCCCGTGGGTCCTGAGGATGGCTCATCCACGTCCTTCCACTCAGACCGAACGCGCCTGACGTGGTGGCCACGATTCAGCGTGCTTTGTCCTAAGTGCGGCTGGACACCAGAGTGGCCGGGGCGGGCGCCGGGCCACGAGCTCTGCCTCACGCCATCGGAGCCCTTGCCTGAGGCTCATGTCGGGCACGTGAGTGGCCACGCAGCCCGCAGAGTATCCACGCCTGTGCTTTCTGCTGGCAGCCTTGCATCTTCCCTGCTGCGGGCTGGAGTGGTGGCCATGTGGTCATGGCCTTGGAGCCGGAGAGCCCGTCTGTGCTCCACTTGTGACCTGGGGAAACTAGGTTCTGCTTCCGTTTTCTCCCTGCAAACTGGGGTTCTCTGTTGCCTCCCCCGTCGGAGctgagggggtgaggggtgctAAAAGACACTTAGCACTTGGTCCCCAGCACTGGTGTCGGTGTCGTGGGGCTGATGGGACAAAGCCCCGATCGGGGCGTAACACAGTGCAGGTGTACTGCCTTCTGGTGGCCAGGGGcccagagccaggcaggggtCCCTCTGTCTGGGGCCCGAAGGATGGCTCCTCTGCAGCTTCCAGCTTCTGGGGGCTCCAGGCATCCCTTGACCTGTGGCCACATCAGCCCAACTTCTGCCTCTGTTGTCACGCGGCATCCTCCCTGTGTCTCTGGGTCCACATTTCATCTTGCAAGGACACCGATCATATTGGCTTAAGGGCCCACCTGATTCTAGAATGACCTCATTTGAACAAACTGACGTGTGGTAATCTGATTTCCAAACATGGTTACGTTCTGAATCGTTAGGGGTTAAGACTTTAACATCTTTTTGAGGGACACACTTCAGCTTATAACAGTTCACCCTCTGGCCCCCCAAAGTCTGTGTGTTTCCCACACACAGAACACATTCATCCAGCGTCCCCGGAAGTCTTCAGCCATTCCGGCACCGACTGTGTTTCCATCAGCTCCACACCTCAAGATTTGGTATCTGAGAAGCATCTGAATCGGGCCAGAACACGGCCGAGGGCAGTCCCTCCCAGCCGCGAGCCTGGGAGGGCAAAGCGCGCGTGCGAGGTGTGGGGCAGACCCTCTGTCCCAAGAGGACGGTTCgtcagggaaggagggggtcaCAGGCTCAAAGCAGGTCTGGAAGCCAGCGGAGGAAGCGCTCTGGTCTCAAGGCTGTCTGCCGTCTGCCAGGCCAGgcccctgcactgagctctgcccAGGGAGCCCTCCGCAGGGGGCCGTCTCTCCTCCTAGTGTGGGCTGCCGGGAAATTCTCAGGAACCGAGTCTTCCATGCAGCTCCCAGGCATCCGGGCCTTTGGCCGTGGGCCCTCAAGTGCACCCTTCCTGGACAGCCCAGTCTCTGTCCTGGCTCTTCTGAGGCTGCCGGTCAGCTCCCGCCCCAGAGCTCGGCCCTGTGCCTGCTGCGTCCCTGCCGGCTCGCTCGCTCCTGTGCCGCCGTGCGGCCGCCCCTCCCACGCCTGTGGACTCCCCTCAGCTCAGGGTCTCGGTTCGTCTTTCTTGGGTGTGCGTTCTGCCCAGCAGAGCCGTGCTCAGACGGGGCGCTACCACCGCGTGGCACGCCCACACTTTCTCCAGTTTGCTGTGACCTCTTCCTCCTTTTGACACCTCTCAAGGGTGGCTTTCCTGTCTGTGACCCTGCCAACAGTCTCCCCGGGGCAGTTCAGGCTGTTACAGGCACACAGCCCACAGCCAGCCCCTGCCCGTCGCCCACCCGCAAGGGCTCACACTTCTGGGAGTCTGCTACAGCAGCACCCCTTCCCGGGACTAACACGTGTCCGTTTCTCATGGCCTCTGTAACAAAGTGCTTACGACAACAGAGACTTCTCTCTGTTCTGGAGGCCGGAGCAGGGGCCAGGGCTCAGCAGGGCTATGCTCCTCTGAAGGCTGCAGGAGAGGGTCCAGCCTCGTCGGCATCCGGGGCTGCCGGCCACCCTTGGTGTTTCTCGGCTGTGGCCGCATGGCTGccgtctctgcctctgtcttcacaccgTCTTCCGTCTTACAAGGGTACTGACCAGGCTGCGTCAGGGCTCACTGTGCTCCCCGTGACCTCGTCGTCCTGGTGACGACCTCGTCTTGGCTAGTCCCATCTGCCATGGCCTTGTCTCCAACccaggtcacattctgaggtcctaggGGTTAAGATGGCAGACGTCTTTCAGGGACACCATTAACTCACCAGCAGCCCTCACTGTCCAGTCCTGTTAGATGGCTGTAGATGGGGGGTGGGAACTGGAGCCCTGTCTTCTATCCATCCTGCTGCTGattgccgggggcggggggcagtgaaGGACCCCTTCCCTCGCCCGGTGCCAGGTAGCGGAGCCTCGCCCAGCTGGGCCCAGCTGGGCCCTCGGGCTGTCCCTGCTGACTGCGGCCCTCCCCAGGCCATGCGGACCCTCAGCTGGAAGCACACCCTGGGCCTGGTGACCATGGACGTGGAGCTGGCCGATCGTACCTTGTCTGTGGCGGTGACTCCCGTGCAGGCGGTGGTCTTGCTCTACTTCCAGGACCGAGGTGAGCCCATTGGCCCCCGGCCGGCCTGCCCCAGCCTTGCCTCCCAGGGGctggtgccaggcactgctctgtgTGGCAGGGGGAGTGGGGACGGGGGCGGGACTCAGCCTCCTAAGGCCACCTGGATCCCGCTGCCCTCTGGGACGGTGAGCTGGGCTGACGGGGCCCAGTGCCTAGTGTTCCCGGCCCCTCTGCGCAGCCAGCTGGACCCTGGAGGAGCTGAGCAAGGTGGTGAAGATGCCCGTGGCGCTGCTGCGGCGGCGCATGTCCGTGTGGCTGCAGCAGGGCGTGCTGCGGGAGGAGCCTGCCGGCACCTTCTCTGTGGTGGAGGAGGAGCGGCCCCAGGACCGAGACAGCATGGTGCTCATTGACAGCGACGACGAGAGTGACTCGGGCATGGCCTCCCAGGCGGaccagaaggaggaggagctgctggtgcggctgggggaggggccgggccggCTCAGCCTCTGGTGTGGTGGCCACGGTGCGGGGCGGCCTGACGGCCGACCTGGCCTCTGTCCCCGCAGCTTTTCTGGACGTACATCCAGGCCATGCTGACCAACCTGGAGAGCCTGTCGCTGGAGCGCATCTACAGCATGCTGCGCATGTTCGTGGTGACTGGCCCCGCGCTGGCCGAGATCGACCTGCAGGAGCTCCAGGGCTTCCTGCAGAAGAAGGTGAGGGACCAGCAGCTGGTCTACTCGGCCGGCGTCTACCGCCTGCCCAAGAGCTGCAGCTGACGCGCCCCGCCGGCCCTTCCCGTGGCGCCCCCACCCGGAGGATGGGTGTGGGGCCCCCAGAGTGCAGAGTAAAGCAAATGGTTCTCTATCTGTTCCCTGTCCTGGCGGCTTTGTGGGCCCGTCGTGGCGGTGTGGTCCGGGTTTGCCCTTCAGCCCGGCCTCCCCGCCTCCACCTAGCAGGGCCTGGCTCCCTGGCAGCAGGTGTGGGGGCACACACGAGTGTCCAGGCCCAGCCCTGCAAACCCGCAGTCCTGGCACATGGATATCCCTCGGCCGCACCAGCTGGGACCCATCTGAGACCGCAGCTCCGGCAGGAGGACACCGGGGTCCTCCAACTCCCAAGCCTCGCTCTGGGCTTTGAGAGGAGCCCTCAGGTCACCCTTACCCTTCCTGGCCTGAGGGTCCAGGGCTGCTGCCGGAAGGTGTGGACGCCCCTGGAGGTTGTGAGGTGGGCAGGCAGCTGGTAGTGCCTGCTGGACCAAGGACCTCAGCTTTGCGGCGACAGGAGCTGACTGTTCGTGGCTCACAGTGAAGCCGGTTTCGGCGCCGTCAGACGTGTGATCGGGATCACAGGTCAAGGGCCCTGTGAGCCCAGCCGTCCCGGCTGCTGCCCAGGCCAGCTGTGTCCGGAGCACTCGTGGGGCCCTGgcactgcccccagcccctgaggTCCCCGGAGGCGGGAAGGGCGTTGGCTGCTCCCAGGCGGGAGGTCTTCACGCCGGCGCCACGTGCGGTGCAGGAGGCTCCGGGCCGGCGGGTGGTGCTGGCCTCCCGGGCGACAAGGGCCCTTTGGAAGGAGCCTCCGTCACCCTGTTCCCGCCCACCCGTGGGGGTTTCTCAGGCCTAGAGCCGCGTCTCCTGTCCCCAGACAGCCTTGGGCAACACCCCCAGACTCTTCCAGCACCGACCCCCACCTCTCCACTTTGGCCTGCTCCACAGAGGCCTTGGTGTCGGTCCTGACTGGCACCCCCTCACCCTGGAGTGTCCTGTTGGCCACGGGTCTGGAGGATGAAGTGTGTGGCACGGGGCCTCGGCGGGTCCAGGGTTCTGACCAGCCCGTGTTCCTCTCACTTGggctccaccccccacctcagctGCTGTGCTGTGGCCTCTGGAGGGCAGTTCCCGGGAGGCGAGGAAGGGTCTGACACCCGCCCTTCCCTCCAGCAAGGTCACCTGACGTGCTGAGTTTGCTTCCTTCGTCCTCACCAGGATGCAGACCGGCTAGACTGGTCTGGCAGGGCGGCCGCCTCAGCTCCTGGGCACGGCATGCCTGCTTCCTGTTCCTTTGGACGTGGTTTGTTAAACgaatgtgatttaaaaagaaatgtgtcttGGGTCACAGCATCAGGCAACAGGCACGGAGGTATGCCCGGAACTGCTGGCTGGTCCCCAAGGACGGTCCTCCACTAGGAGGGGACACCTGTGTCCCCAACAAGGGGTCAGCCAGGACCCCTCTGCACCCTTGCCCCTGGTGCCCTGTGAGGTCGTTCGTGGAGGGGACAACTCCCCTGCTGCCTGTGTGTCTTGCTGGCTTCGGTCCttaggggaggaaggaggaggcccctgggtggagaggccagggaggaggctggggtaaGTCCCACGGTGCCAGCCGGAGTCCCCTCGGCAGGAAGATGCACAAGGAGGAACCCGCCTGGGGCAGATAGGCTCTACTGAGTGACACGTCGGGAGCCTCGGACGCTGCCCGTAGCCACTTAGCCAGATGCTCCTAGGCCTGGGGACAGCGGCCCCACCTCTCCTGGGGGACTGGAGAGCCTGGCGGTGCCTCCGGCCTCAGGCACTGCCGAGGGACCCCTCCCGGGGTGGGACCCTCCCCAGGACTGCCAGTGCGAGGGAGGGCAGTGAGCACGGGCCATGCCTTGTTCTTCCTTGGCCCTTGGGCCAGCCTTGGAAGGGCGGTGGCGTTGGTCAGCTAGGGCCCGGGCCTCACCTGAGCTGTCGCAGCCTCTGAGAACagagcccctcccaccccccacccccacccccgcccggaGGGTTTCTAGGTCATTGTCTCCACTATTCCAGGAGCCTAATGGTGgcctccacccccttccctctaaGGCACCATCCCCTGAGGCCGGATCCAGCAGGGCACTGGGAGGTGGCTCCCCGGGCCCCTGCCCACCCAGGGGTTGCCTGCCCAGGGCTCCTCTGCTCCCACACCAAAGTTCAAGTGAAGCCCTGCCCACGGcccacccccgccctgctccACAGTCCTATTGTGAGGTCATTGCCTTCTGATGGGTTCCATCCAGAGGTgtgtggtggggctgggggctggacatggccccctgtccccagcctgACTCCTGCCTGGCCAGCGGTCCCCTCAGCCTGATATGTCTGTCCCTTTTGCTCGCCCCTGCTGCAGGTGCCTCCTccggcccctgccccctgccccaggcagggcccctcCCGGGGTGAGGGGCGGCCCCGGGGGCCCTCCACCGGTGAGTGACGAGGGCCCCTCGGCCACACGGGCCCTGTCTCTGCAGCTGGGACGTACTGCGAGTGCAGCCTTGGCCTCAGCCGCGAGGCCCTCATTGCCCTGCTCACGGTGCTGGCGGGCGTCGGCGCCAGCTGCTTCTGCGCCCTCGTCATCGTGGCGATTGGTGCCCTGAGAGCCAAGGGGTGCGTGGGCCCCCGGGCGGGGAGGGTGCGTGAGGACCACCGGGCCCTGCTGGGGGAGAGGCCTTGGCCCCAGGTGGGATGTCAGCAAGAGCTGGGGAATGCCATTTCCCAGACCGGGTggtgaaggggtgggggaggggcactctGGGCTCCGGGAGGCCAGCTCCATGCTCCAGGACGCATGCCTTCCTTTGTCCCCCAGACATGAACACACCAGCCGCAGAcatggggagagcaggggaggtccCCACAGGTGAGCTGTGCCCCTGCCCCTCGGAGGTGTGCGTCACAGATGCATCAGGACCACTGATTTGAGAGCCAGGcctgccctgggggcagggggtggggggtcgaGGCTGCCTGCAACAAGCCTGACCCCGCCTGTGTCCTGCAGGATGGTGGAGCACTTCGGGGTCCAGGAGGATCACGTGGATCTGCACACAGTGCATATGGAGTCCCACTTCACGGACCCTGACCTGGAGGTCTCCACGATGCCTCCCCTGGAGGATCACGACCTCATGACCATCCCCGTGGACCTGACGGCCCCAACTGTGACTCTAGAGGagccgtccccccccccccccccccccccccccacctgagTAGGGCTGCAGGCAGCCTGGGGGAAGAGAATTAAACACTATTTAGTGCTTCCGCCCTGTCCTCCCTGCGGGTTCTTCCTAGAGCCGCCCCGCAGCTGCATccaggggtgggaaggggtgtGCGTGCCCCGGTCATCTCCTTTATCAACGATGGTGAGGGGTGCCCAGTGCCTGCACAAGTGCCCACTGTCTGCCCCCTAGGGCGGGAGCCACAGTCCTGGtgtttccctctcctcctgccgTAACCTCGGTCTAGCTCCTCCCCGAATCTTCCTGTTGCCTTGCCTCATGAAGGTGGCACAGCTCCtgggcccctgcccaccccaccccggaAAGCCCCAGGGACAGGATGTGCAGCTCTGGTGACTACAGAGGGAGCAGCATTTGACAGGAGAACTTGGGCCGGCCGGCGCCTGTGCCCTACCCACACTGTCTCCTTGAGGTTCTAGGACAGTCCTCCTGGAGccaggcagggcagaggggacTGGCTCCCCTGCCTCAGGTACCCAGCTGCCGCTCCACCCTACAGTGTAGCCCTCTGGGCTCAGGCTCCCATCATGTGCTTGACCCCACCAGACATCCACTGTGTGGATGGGAccatctgggggggggggcactgtgtGTGTACTAGGGTCGCTTTGCTGGGCAGGAGATAGGCAGGGACTAGTGAGCAGTGGGGCCCACTGGGTCCCATTCCACGCATGTCATCCATGAGTTTGGTGTTTAGGGGGGGGGGGCGTCCAGTGGCTTAGGCCTGGGGGGGTACAGGGTGGTGGATGCcacagggcaggagaggcaggGCTTCTCATCACCGCTGCATCTGGCACAGAGCCAAGAGGAGCCCAGCTCTGGGACAGGTGGCTGGCAGTGCAGGGTGCTGGGCATCCGCCCAGCCCCCGCCCTGGGCGCGGGACCAGCTGTGGAACAGGAACTCCGGGCACTCGGGCTGGAGAACTAATATTTGTGCAAGTGCGGCAAGGACGCCCTGGCTCCGAGGACGCACGAGCCCCAGGCCTCGAACGCTGCCCCCATGCggaccctctcctttctctcgcGGCGGCCGTCGccgatgctgctgctgctgctgtcgcCATGGTCAGTCTGTGCCCACGTGTCCGCCGCGGCCGCCACCTCGGGAACCCCAGGCACCCCGGACTGCCCGGAGGCGTGCGCGTGCGCGCCGGGCGGCCAGGCCAACTGCTCGAGGCGCGAGCTGCCCGCCGTGCCTGCGGGCCTGAGCCGGCGCGTGCGCGCGCCGCTGCTGGACCACAACCGTGTGCGCGCGCTGCCGCCGGGCGCCTTCGTGGGCGCTGGCATGCTGCTGCGCCTGGACCTGCGCGAGAACGGGCTGCGCTGGGTGCACGCGCGGGCCTTCTGGAGCCTCGGCGCGCTGCAGCAGCTCGACCTCAGCGCCAACCAGCTNNNNNNNNNNNNNNNNNNNNNNNNNNNNNNNNNNNNNNNNNNNNNNNNNNNNNNNNNNNNNNNNNNNNNNNNNNNNNNNNNNNNNNNNNNNNNNNNNNNNGGCGCGGCCTGGGGGAGGCCGGGGGGCGCTCCTCCCCCTGACCCCGTCGTGCTCCGGGACTCTGCGTGGGCCGGGCCGCTGTCccgtccatctgtctgtctgtctgcgggggaggggggcagaggagggcggGCAGGGCGTCTCAGCTCTCCCTATGACGGGCACACATCTGCAGctggccctcctccctctcaatAGCGCGTCGCGGCAGCACTGTGTCTTTTTGGTTTTGCAAAGCGCCGCGTCCACCCCCGGTGCTCTATAAATAAGAACCAACAATCAATACCCGCTGGCCCCGCCGGCCGCCAGGGACCCCAGCCCTGAGCGCCCAGTGCTGCCCTGGCCCGGACCGGCCATAGGACAgagccccccacccaggcctccctccaaGCAGGCGCCCAGCCCAAAATGGGGGAACTgggctgccctcccccacccagcccctccagCTGGCAGTACCCCCAGTCACCCCTACAGGGCAGAGCCAGCCCCAGATGCCACATGGTGTCAGGGTGAGCCTGGGGGTGGTCCCTGGTGTCCACAGAGGCTCAGGCAGAGTCT carries:
- the LRRC26 gene encoding leucine-rich repeat-containing protein 26, translated to MRTLSFLSRRPSPMLLLLLSPWSVCAHVSAAAATSGTPGTPDCPEACACAPGGQANCSRRELPAVPAGLSRRVRAPLLDHNRVRALPPGAFVGAGMLLRLDLRENGLRWVHARAFWSLGALQQLDLSANQ
- the TMEM210 gene encoding transmembrane protein 210, with product MAPCPQPDSCLASGPLSLICLSLLLAPAAAGTYCECSLGLSREALIALLTVLAGVGASCFCALVIVAIGALRAKGHEHTSRRHGESRGGPHRMVEHFGVQEDHVDLHTVHMESHFTDPDLEVSTMPPLEDHDLMTIPVDLTAPTVTLEEPSPPPPPPPPT